The Buttiauxella selenatireducens genome has a window encoding:
- the mpl gene encoding UDP-N-acetylmuramate:L-alanyl-gamma-D-glutamyl-meso-diaminopimelate ligase, whose protein sequence is MRIHILGICGTFMGGLAMLARSLGHEVTGSDANVYPPMSTLLQEQGIDLIQGYDASQLDPQPDLVIIGNAMTRGNPCVEAVLEKNIPYMSGPQWLHDFVLRDRWVIAVAGTHGKTTTAGMATWILEACGYKPGFVIGGVPGNFDVSARLGESSFFVIEADEYDCAFFDKRSKFVHYCPRTLILNNLEFDHADIFDDLKAIQKQFHHLVRIVPGQGKIIWPENDANIKQTLAMGCWSEQELVGEQGHWQAKKLNPDASHWEVYLDGERVGEVHWQLVGEHNMHNGLMAIAAARHVGVTPADAAKALDSFVNARRRLELRGEANGVTVYDDFAHHPTAILATLAALRGKVGGTARILAVLEPRSNTMKMGLSKDDLAPSLGRADEVFLLQPPHIPWQVVEVAEACIQPAHWSADVDTLVDLVMKTAQPGDHILVMSNGGFGGIHQKLLDALAKKAENQ, encoded by the coding sequence ATGCGCATTCATATACTGGGTATTTGCGGCACCTTCATGGGTGGCCTGGCAATGCTGGCCCGTTCCCTCGGCCATGAAGTTACGGGCTCGGACGCCAACGTATACCCACCGATGAGCACTCTGCTACAAGAGCAGGGGATTGATTTAATTCAAGGTTACGACGCAAGCCAACTCGATCCTCAGCCGGATTTAGTGATCATTGGCAACGCCATGACGCGCGGTAATCCTTGTGTTGAAGCGGTGCTCGAGAAAAACATCCCTTACATGTCAGGCCCACAGTGGTTGCACGACTTCGTGCTACGCGACCGTTGGGTGATTGCGGTTGCGGGAACGCACGGCAAAACGACGACGGCAGGAATGGCGACCTGGATTCTGGAAGCCTGCGGCTACAAACCGGGTTTCGTGATTGGCGGAGTACCGGGTAATTTCGACGTTTCTGCGCGTCTGGGTGAAAGCTCATTCTTCGTGATTGAAGCCGATGAATACGACTGTGCGTTCTTCGACAAGCGTTCCAAATTCGTGCATTACTGCCCGCGCACGTTGATCCTCAATAATCTTGAGTTCGATCACGCGGACATTTTTGACGACCTGAAAGCGATTCAGAAACAGTTCCACCATCTGGTGCGTATTGTGCCGGGGCAGGGGAAAATCATCTGGCCTGAAAACGACGCCAATATTAAGCAAACGCTGGCGATGGGTTGCTGGAGCGAGCAAGAGCTGGTGGGCGAACAAGGCCACTGGCAGGCGAAGAAACTCAATCCGGATGCTTCTCACTGGGAAGTGTATCTGGATGGCGAACGCGTCGGTGAAGTGCACTGGCAGCTAGTGGGCGAACACAACATGCATAACGGGCTGATGGCGATTGCCGCTGCGCGCCATGTGGGTGTGACGCCTGCTGATGCAGCGAAAGCGTTGGACAGTTTCGTGAATGCGCGTCGCCGTCTTGAATTGCGCGGTGAAGCGAACGGCGTAACGGTGTATGACGATTTTGCTCACCATCCAACGGCGATTCTGGCAACGCTTGCTGCGTTGCGTGGCAAAGTGGGCGGAACCGCGCGTATTTTGGCCGTGCTTGAGCCGCGCTCTAACACCATGAAAATGGGCCTCAGCAAAGACGATCTCGCCCCTTCTTTAGGCCGTGCAGATGAAGTCTTTTTACTCCAGCCACCGCATATTCCCTGGCAGGTCGTGGAAGTGGCAGAAGCCTGTATTCAGCCTGCGCACTGGAGTGCGGATGTCGACACGCTGGTGGATTTGGTGATGAAAACCGCGCAGCCGGGTGACCACATTCTGGTAATGAGCAACGGTGGTTTCGGTGGTATTCATCAGAAATTGCTGGATGCGCTGGCGAAGAAAGCCGAGAACCAGTAA